tggacTTTTTACACCCATTTTAGCAATATTATGTCTGTATCTTGGGAAGCTGAAAACCATATTCCTTACCATTTTGGGGTGACtttaatctttttctgtttgtggcTCCTCTTGAGTTTATTTGTTgagactttttcctttttgcaaaccactgctttcttcttttgctctgaaatatttttgaaagcaccaccaggagctgctgagctTAACTGTTGAGAatattggaaaaaatgaagtacATTAAAATTGTGAATTACATTAACTGAGAGATTGGAAATCTACGCTCTTTTTAAATAGCGCTGAATAGCATAGTAGTTAAATAGCACAACTCtgaatttttcctaaaatttgtGTGTTAGTTTTTTCTAATCTCTGTGTCCATCTacttctataaaataaaattaaaccaaCTCACTGCTTTTGTGGATCTTCTTTcgtatgtgtatgtgtatgttcTTTCGTATTCTTCTTCCTATATAAAAAGTAAGCTTAGTCTTACAGAGCTGTTCTAGGATCTGTAGAGGTAGACTAGTCTGTCTTCACTTACCTAAAAAAGACAAGCTTTCAAGCCTTAAACACTTTACAGGGTATAAATGCAATTTGGTTTTGTTGACATTTCAGTGTATCTAAATGGTGAAAGATCTAGGACACAGTCTGTCTTTGACTCCAAGTATCTCCAAGTATAATAAAGTCTTGACATTAATGGTCTACTTAAGTCCTACTCTAATtcaaatattcatttaaaatgaaaacagtgaaatacATATGCTGTAAcagaagaatataaaatataaggggaaaaatcaagaaatagaaatacactTTTCTCACTAGACAGCATTCCTACTGAAATTCCCAAGTGAAAGAAACTTAAATAATCACacaaaagtatgtatttttcatgCATCAAATGAATATGTAACTTAtcttataaaaacagaaattgTAAATTATGTATCAACAAATGCCTGTGAATGTCCATGAATATACTTTTGATAATTCTTTTATGTTTTctagtgggggggggggggggggggggggcgggtcaGCCAATTACACCCTCTTGAGAAAGGAAATAGGATTATTAATATTACCTCCTGCATCTGTTGTCCTTTAGAAAAGGATGAAACCAATGTTTTTAAACTCCTGTTTGTTAAGCCATATGCCACAGTCttgctaatatttttcattttgaaaatagaaatatcGTATGTTGACAGCGTGCGTTCATTGCTAGACTCCTTGTCACAGGTGTGCATGGAGGAATAAGCAGAGTCTGCATGCCCCTTCTGctcagcaggcagaggaaggctTCTTGTTAAACAACACCAAGTTAATCGGGGTTCAGCATTTAGCGATGGGAAGGTGCTCTTCGTGCTTGATACTGTTAAACTTCCAGAGCAGCAAGTCAGATTATTGTGGGGTAGCACTGGGAATTCTTTACAGTGAGTGGTGAGAGTGTGGCAATAAAAAGTGCCAAAAGAATGGCAAAAATAAGGGGGGTTGCCTGTTGACCTCTGAGAATGCTGTGTGTCCTGCAGTGTTGGTGAAATGTCCTTAAGAATGCATGGACTTCCACCTCTGTCCCATCCCATGACTGTTTGCTCTGCACCCTTGCTAGAAGCTGACGTCATTGTCAAAGAGTCACTTCCTGAGCAAAGATGATGTAAaaccttcctctcttctttgatGTCAGCTGATATGAAAAAACCACTTGTATACATAGAAGTAaagcatattttcttctttggggTCTGTGTAGAGGAAGTAGTTACTCTCATCcacttctcttctgtttccctttgataatttaatttatttttgttctgtttgtttttccaagcaTCTCTTATAATATCCTGCTGCCTGAAGTTTTGGTTATAAAAGGTGTTATCTGCAGTGGTTAAGATATTTGTTGTTTCTGCATTGACTGATGAACAAAATACTGGAGTTTCCCAGTTTGCATGTACATTCCATTGTAGCTCTCCTTTGCTGGCCTTTTGTCTCACTTCAAATTTTAAAGGGGACCAAAACAGATCATCAGAATGAGAACTGAGTGATCCGCTGTTGGAAGAGCAGGGGAAGTTGGTTGAGGTGTCTGTCACAGATGTGGAAGGTGTAATCTTCTGTTCTGATCTAAGCAAAAGCAACAAATCTGAGGCTCCCTTGTCTTGCGGCAATTTAAGGATgtattttggagaaaaggaattttgttGTGGGACTGAAGTTAAATGACCAGATTGCAGATGATGGATTTTAGAAGACACGTCAACAGCATTGTCATTGAAGAGTGGTGCTTTTGCTCCTGTTTTCACAAGACACGTTTTGACATCTTTATCTGTTGCATTGTGCAAGGCAAAAGAGTTGCAATCACTTCCCCTTAATTCAGACcctaaaaaccccacaaatgaAGCTTTTGAGATACCTGCTGAATGTGAAAGAAGGTTAACATCACTATAATTAAGAGCTTTTGTGGGGAGTTTGATTGTTTTCATATACTCCACATTCTTGGTACCTCCAGTGGGTTCATTAATTCCTGTGCTTAATTTTTGCTCCTCTGCTTTACTGGAGaatttcactgctgctgtggaAAGACACTGACTGCTAGTGCAATAGACTCTCTCTGTTTTAGTTACAGCATTGTTTTCACTACTGGGACTAGGGCAGGactttgaaatactgttttgtgttttctccacttcaaatttcagcttttttctttctgatggtAAATTCTGGGTTTTCCCTGTGGCTTCTCTGTTGCTGTTGCAATGGACCCACGGGGGCGTCAGGACATGCTGGCCAGTTTCCCTATTCCTGCTATGGTTTCCATAATTGTTTGAAGTGCTTTTACAGTCTGATTCAAATGTACTGGATTCTTTCCCAGGGCTTGGTTTTTCCCATTTGCTACTCTGTACTGGCAAGCAGTCATCATTCCTTCTGTTAGTGTTCAGCTGACACTCAGTATTTTGAAGCCTGAGCTCACAACTGCTTGGAGCTAGTAATGTGCTGTTGCCACCTGTGTATTTATCTGTGTCACTGCCACTGAGGTCTTGGGAAGGTTTGCTCGTTACAGTATGTGCACTAGCGTTTGCTGAATGTGATGCCTCCATCACATAGGTTACACTGTCTGCAGTTTCCTTGGAGGACACATTCTGTAGAATTTGGTTACCATTAGTACAGGTTTCTGATTTACCAGTGTTTAAACCTGTTGTCACAAGGGAGGAAAGACTGTCACTTACAGAGCTCCTGCCATCTCTTTCCTCAGTAGTTTCAGTACTGCTGACTGATTCCTTTGAATCAGGAGTGAAGCTTGTAATATCTGTAATCTTATTCCCcctttgtttaattttcttggcattttgactgcttttcattttttggtagattttcttaaatgtttcatCTCCATacatttgccatttttcttGAGAGAAcatctttaatttcctttgattgtgtttcttatttttagcACTGATTACTTCTCCAGCCCCAAGCTTTTTACTCCCTTGCCACTCCTCTGACAGAGGATGATGATCAGCCGCATTACTTAGTGGCAAATCATCCACTGCTGTTTGTCTGACTAGAGCTCGGGGATGGCTGTTAGGAAAATCCACTGAATTTGCAGCAAGATTGTTGCTAGGCAGCGAACTAGCAGTGCCTGTATTTACAGACTGCTTAGTAAGAGAAAGTGGTTTTGAACAACCCGCTTTGTCATGTACCATTCTTGTGCCCTCCACAAACGGCAAAGAGTTGCTTCGCGTAACAGGCACAGTATCTATCGTTGTGGAGAACTGGGTGGGGACTGAATGAAAAAACATTGGCTTGCATTTTTCTAGGGGTGCAAAGGTAGATTTTGCTGAACAAAGGGGGAGATTCTTTTTCCTATTTACATCACAAGTTCTGATGTCAAAATGGAAAGAGTCTTTATATGTATAAGGCATTGGCAGATCAATGCTTCCCTGTTTAGAAAGGACAGTTTTTCTGGGCCTAACATTGTCTAACTGGGTATCATCCACCACACTTTTGTTATGAGAAATAAGTTTTGAAATGTGCTCTTccaacttctttttctctagcATCAAGGCTGTAGCTTTCTCAGCTGCATCTAGCTTTGCACTGCTTCCGGAGGCACACCTTGAGCTGCTGAAGGCGGTTTCATTTTCCAGTTCTGTGCTGTGTTCATAGAGACTATGCAACGGGCTGGATGATGCCATCTGTTGCTCTGTACTATCAGAGCGTGACAGATACCCTGAGTCAGTGCTCTCACACTTCTTTAGCTTGCAGTCAAATGGCTTGTAATCCCactgtttttctgaagaggTTGCTTGCTGCCTTTGCAACTGAATATGCTTATTGGCAGTGGGAGTTCTTTGCTCCTGTGTCTTCTTTCTCTGGCACTGACTGTTTGGCAAAGCTCCTGGAGATGATAAACTTTGAGATTCTCTGTCAGGAACCCCCTCATTAGCCTTTGAGCTAAAGGACTGATTCGTTGTTTCttgattttctgaagcaaatgATGAATTGCTAGTTGCCGGCAGTGAAAGGTCATTACGTTTCTTAGTGTCTGTTCCAGCACTGGTCTCTGAACTCATTTGTTTCGTCTGTATCCCCTTGTCTTCACAGGTGCTACTGAGTAGTTTGCTGCCTTGATGTGACGTGATGCGCTCTGTTGATTTCTCATTTTGCTCCAATATGCCGCTGTTGTCAGAGTCTGAGGGCAGTCTGGTATTGTTGACATGTGTTTGAGTTCTTCTGTGTTTATACA
The sequence above is a segment of the Gavia stellata isolate bGavSte3 chromosome 20, bGavSte3.hap2, whole genome shotgun sequence genome. Coding sequences within it:
- the ZNF831 gene encoding zinc finger protein 831, whose product is MSLWQITFEMEAQKQPGLPVALADRPVPTSSLQPAQGSSDLGQGSVIPQQEQALSQPVYLKALTIPLYQPVQAGCFQPNSQLVTGSSCVNLDSSNIPLILNPLVPSEGTDQPQPVFGKQLGQTLTLNIVSTLPVLSSPNSCVNASIGSPGKSKKAGKYTCKHCGRDCLKPSVLEKHIRSHTGERPFPCTTCGIAFKTQSNLYKHRRTQTHVNNTRLPSDSDNSGILEQNEKSTERITSHQGSKLLSSTCEDKGIQTKQMSSETSAGTDTKKRNDLSLPATSNSSFASENQETTNQSFSSKANEGVPDRESQSLSSPGALPNSQCQRKKTQEQRTPTANKHIQLQRQQATSSEKQWDYKPFDCKLKKCESTDSGYLSRSDSTEQQMASSSPLHSLYEHSTELENETAFSSSRCASGSSAKLDAAEKATALMLEKKKLEEHISKLISHNKSVVDDTQLDNVRPRKTVLSKQGSIDLPMPYTYKDSFHFDIRTCDVNRKKNLPLCSAKSTFAPLEKCKPMFFHSVPTQFSTTIDTVPVTRSNSLPFVEGTRMVHDKAGCSKPLSLTKQSVNTGTASSLPSNNLAANSVDFPNSHPRALVRQTAVDDLPLSNAADHHPLSEEWQGSKKLGAGEVISAKNKKHNQRKLKMFSQEKWQMYGDETFKKIYQKMKSSQNAKKIKQRGNKITDITSFTPDSKESVSSTETTEERDGRSSVSDSLSSLVTTGLNTGKSETCTNGNQILQNVSSKETADSVTYVMEASHSANASAHTVTSKPSQDLSGSDTDKYTGGNSTLLAPSSCELRLQNTECQLNTNRRNDDCLPVQSSKWEKPSPGKESSTFESDCKSTSNNYGNHSRNRETGQHVLTPPWVHCNSNREATGKTQNLPSERKKLKFEVEKTQNSISKSCPSPSSENNAVTKTERVYCTSSQCLSTAAVKFSSKAEEQKLSTGINEPTGGTKNVEYMKTIKLPTKALNYSDVNLLSHSAGISKASFVGFLGSELRGSDCNSFALHNATDKDVKTCLVKTGAKAPLFNDNAVDVSSKIHHLQSGHLTSVPQQNSFSPKYILKLPQDKGASDLLLLLRSEQKITPSTSVTDTSTNFPCSSNSGSLSSHSDDLFWSPLKFEVRQKASKGELQWNVHANWETPVFCSSVNAETTNILTTADNTFYNQNFRQQDIIRDAWKNKQNKNKLNYQRETEEKWMRVTTSSTQTPKKKICFTSMYTSGFFISADIKEERKVLHHLCSGSDSLTMTSASSKGAEQTVMGWDRGGSPCILKDISPTLQDTQHSQRSTGNPPYFCHSFGTFYCHTLTTHCKEFPVLPHNNLTCCSGSLTVSSTKSTFPSLNAEPRLTWCCLTRSLPLPAEQKGHADSAYSSMHTCDKESSNERTLSTYDISIFKMKNISKTVAYGLTNRSLKTLVSSFSKGQQMQELSSAAPGGAFKNISEQKKKAVVCKKEKVSTNKLKRSHKQKKIKVTPKWYRGRHVHGYAQLNRLSKRHCFPNRTLDALKKGYSSQPCKYNKCKKCHSLQSKVQENYLHQQKDTSCSTSDKPLCRRKKEGKNNSGIFSHTENPNHVKQKGKMDKKDICGQIREHPRTNFSFQNITAPLEISVTAHSFSSTVNTAMQQVNSDVEICCLATQPLVLQRPVPGESQPNVQSDSMASSFWSCPSDFTNTGTGDQLDSTNSEATGPLSLHLEAIQENVLNVESERQRFGTSQAVTQASEREKPPTEENTYSSPKENSAPSSQPGCSRLFRSKAESLPESVTGAELPSIEYTEQANFSQKILDLHGSADKNGTHLQSNSYGKPHETATTTFKKPPVTLRSPEFKTYSATPSKTYKKRGLEMMRKQTRVEYDDTSSDDEDRLVIEI